Proteins co-encoded in one Anguilla anguilla isolate fAngAng1 chromosome 16, fAngAng1.pri, whole genome shotgun sequence genomic window:
- the LOC118215710 gene encoding ras-related and estrogen-regulated growth inhibitor-like protein, with protein sequence MNDIKLALLGSEGVGKSAVLVRFLTRRFIGEYASNANSLYHKRLSIDGRQLNLEVFDPCSQSTEARCILEEPVDWADGFIVVYNISDLTSFLNAKHILRQIKEARTDTCKGEAEVPVYLVGNKQDLCHARQVCEEEGRALARENRCHFQEVSAAEDHQEISGLFTRLIRQVMEHLKHRTDRRRYSGSKSMAKLINNVFGKRRKSV encoded by the exons ATGAACGACATCAAGCTGGCCCTGCTGGGCAGTGAAGGCGTGGGGAAATCAG CTGTGCTGGTGAGGTTTCTGACCAGGAGATTCATCGGGGAGTACGCCTCCAACGCCA ACTCCCTGTATCATAAAAGACTCTCCATTGATGGCAGGCAGCTCAACCTGGAGGTTTTTGATCCATGTTCTCAG AGTACAGAGGCCAGATGCATCTTAGAGGAGCCGGTGGACTGGGCGGACGGCTTCATCGTGGTGTACAACATCAGTGACCTCACATCCTTCCTCAACGCCAAACACATCCTGCGCCAGATCAAAGAGGCCCGCACAGACACCTGTAAGGG TGAGGCGGAGGTGCCCGTTTACCTGGTGGGGAACAAGCAGGACCTGTGCCACGCCCGGCAGGTGTGCGAGGAGGAGGGCCGCGCCCTGGCCCGGGAGAACAGGTGCCACTTCCAGGAGGTGTCCGCAGCCGAGGACCACCAGGAGATCTCCGGCCTCTTCACCAGGCTCATCCGGCAGGTGATGGAGCACCTGAAGCACCGCACCGACCGCCGGCGCTACAGCGGCTCCAAGTCCATGGCCAAGCTCATCAACAACGTCTTCGGCAAGAGGAGGAAGTCCGTCTGA